The following proteins are encoded in a genomic region of Candidatus Zixiibacteriota bacterium:
- the speE gene encoding polyamine aminopropyltransferase, which yields MTDRDRIEKTYIAEEGMTDLWNVWYSELHNGQSGLTIKVDRIIESVQSEFQRIDVLQTHDFGKMLVLYGSLMVCDNDNNAYNEMIVHVPLFCHPSPKRVLIIGGGDCGALTEVMKHPEVESCTMCELDEKVVQVARRHFPELCTGLEDSRSRLIFQDGKKFLETTRDKFDIIILDLSDPVGPAADLFQKEFHQSVHDRLNHDGILVAQTESPFYNQDTVKSIYSNLTQIFPLVRMYTCFMPIYPSGFWSFGFCSNKYDPLADFDEARCLERGLATKYYNADVHRGAFCLPQFVKDLLA from the coding sequence ATGACCGATCGTGATCGCATAGAAAAAACCTACATTGCCGAAGAAGGAATGACCGATCTCTGGAATGTCTGGTACTCAGAGCTCCATAATGGTCAGTCCGGATTGACGATCAAGGTGGATCGTATCATCGAGTCGGTGCAATCTGAGTTCCAACGGATCGATGTCCTTCAAACACACGACTTCGGCAAGATGCTGGTTCTGTACGGCTCACTTATGGTGTGCGACAACGATAACAATGCCTACAACGAGATGATCGTACACGTTCCCTTGTTCTGTCATCCGTCGCCAAAGCGGGTGCTGATTATCGGGGGGGGGGACTGTGGCGCCTTAACCGAAGTAATGAAGCATCCGGAAGTTGAAAGCTGTACCATGTGTGAACTCGACGAGAAAGTCGTCCAAGTGGCCCGCCGACACTTCCCCGAACTCTGCACAGGTCTTGAAGACTCCAGGTCCAGGTTGATTTTTCAGGACGGCAAGAAGTTTTTGGAAACCACCAGGGACAAGTTCGATATCATTATTCTTGATCTTTCAGATCCGGTCGGCCCGGCTGCCGATCTATTCCAGAAAGAGTTCCATCAAAGCGTGCACGACCGACTGAACCATGACGGCATCCTGGTTGCCCAGACCGAATCACCATTCTACAATCAGGACACGGTGAAGAGCATTTACTCAAATCTCACTCAGATATTTCCGCTGGTCAGGATGTATACTTGTTTTATGCCCATCTACCCGTCCGGTTTTTGGTCGTTCGGTTTTTGCAGCAACAAGTACGATCCCTTGGCCGACTTCGATGAGGCGCGCTGCTTGGAGAGGGGCTTGGCGACCAAGTACTACAACGCCGATGTCCACCGTGGGGCTTTTTGCCTGCCACAGTTTGTCAAAGACCTGTTAGCCTAG